A region from the Sandaracinus amylolyticus genome encodes:
- a CDS encoding DUF3072 domain-containing protein — protein MEHPKKPVPGRDFDPRRSNLEKDPDDWVSGDDPMTDAQSSYLATLCEQAHEEFEPHLTKAEASKRIDALRAKLGLPDHHRHDTH, from the coding sequence ATGGAGCATCCGAAGAAGCCGGTGCCGGGCCGCGACTTCGATCCGCGTCGGAGCAACCTCGAGAAGGATCCCGACGACTGGGTGAGCGGCGACGATCCGATGACCGACGCGCAGTCCTCGTACCTCGCGACGCTCTGCGAGCAGGCCCACGAGGAGTTCGAGCCGCACCTCACGAAGGCCGAGGCGAGCAAGCGCATCGACGCGCTGCGCGCGAAGCTCGGGCTTCCCGATCACCACCGCCACGACACGCACTGA
- a CDS encoding TetR/AcrR family transcriptional regulator — protein sequence MHEERIAKGERTRRRLLEIATDELATRGELDLARLASRAGVSAGLPYRYYPTKSEWIRALVGSFFDRFDAQVFDAHFSGETWTARERARTEAFVRFFLTEPLAPFVSAVSSDASVAAGQRDRVAQQIKRAAKNVRAGQRLGEVDAELDPELAATVLIGGMVQAINRALLGEMKRSRAKLTEQVWRVVVNLLRLREP from the coding sequence ATGCACGAGGAGCGGATCGCCAAGGGCGAGCGGACGCGGCGGCGACTGCTCGAGATCGCGACGGACGAGCTCGCGACGCGTGGTGAGCTCGATCTCGCGCGGCTCGCCTCGCGCGCCGGGGTGAGCGCGGGGTTGCCCTACCGCTACTACCCGACGAAGTCGGAGTGGATCCGCGCGCTCGTGGGGTCGTTCTTCGATCGCTTCGACGCGCAGGTGTTCGACGCGCACTTCTCCGGCGAGACCTGGACCGCGCGGGAGCGCGCGCGCACCGAGGCGTTCGTGCGGTTCTTCCTGACCGAGCCGCTCGCGCCGTTCGTCAGCGCGGTCTCGAGCGACGCGAGCGTCGCGGCGGGACAGCGCGACCGCGTGGCCCAGCAGATCAAGCGCGCCGCGAAGAACGTGCGCGCCGGACAGCGCCTCGGCGAGGTCGACGCGGAGCTCGATCCCGAGCTCGCCGCGACCGTGCTGATCGGCGGGATGGTGCAGGCGATCAACCGCGCGCTCCTCGGCGAGATGAAGCGCTCGCGCGCGAAGCTCACCGAGCAGGTGTGGCGCGTGGTGGTGAACCTGCTCCGGCTGCGCGAGCCGTGA